The following proteins are encoded in a genomic region of Debaryomyces hansenii CBS767 chromosome G complete sequence:
- a CDS encoding DEHA2G22154p (weakly similar to uniprot|P46949 Saccharomyces cerevisiae YGR196C FYV8) produces the protein MSDKFGRNKSTRWVKASIPTYGDEWGDDYDYDYESGNESEAEHSESQTRTANEPRSSVEEERNQRKHSDISQLDQHGERETDENVEAQNPNLVLSIDKLRTRRYASEDSSSEDEEGPEIMDEIDEPYMKSGSEDFVFEDNKAKLDSKQPSGSGDDKTSELSEMPINQTLTTHDKQFGQKSDLLPPTPTFSTTDKTNDSVGETPKSERSYQSDADSIQNEPSDLNIRDIGKFSSHLDENAYSNDIPVESNHMTHEDHSDRHMEQDHEQLETHRDERIMSLNESKSTEAPAPLVLSIDKKKYDDNDNSSDDDWGYNSQKDSDEETASEDEKHPKEFEKPYTEGLNEEADSTRKNKSDALDNLIMDLQNASLVGQKDGQVSKSTRNESSGQDELFLNMDSLQNISLPDFENNSFSHYDGENHKGLNIQNILPEEQDEDSQPPTPIAPLTFGDEVKGHEDFVTGLTGHRRSIRKPPPNSTDPTTNRNELVSVDYTNIADAVSGYMNDDGSNKNLDLNKGDSGGARLSNVPETEGDDNENKDLEADLNPTISATSSGSLSTGSFSFDAAQSASQKEEASKQEDTNKADTNKADDDISRRVSTMSTNTISMGNWKPNTNNYRDQFINDNDNESHINFNPYADSNSNYNNFTKMRTVSGASFDSVSNSSSVSVPETIDAALPSIDEDPDNHDSTINGSDNSLDLTKTINTTDSVLKEHHYHPQVFKEEKVTPISSKDDLGKTTAHEPQKYSSLLGANTGETEDSDLSRTKSSSSFASDEEATSNTGKRLGSTSSGGTTSLSASKNFTPQPYNLYNWKSIMATSQPIDRIRLLRDALEKEADYDTGLSNWLNESLRQSEDASNIHIGKIATQAYQNAAHNDIRRHASIRSKVSIVRDKVETSGLQASSLGKRFFNRGKKLMKSSGNE, from the coding sequence ATGTCTGACaaatttggaagaaataAGTCTACGAGGTGGGTTAAAGCATCTATTCCTACGTATGGAGACGAGTGGGGCGATGACTACGATTATGACTACGAGTCAGGTAATGAATCAGAAGCTGAACATTCAGAATCTCAAACTCGAACAGCGAATGAACCAAGATCTAGTGTTGAAGAAGAGAGAAACCAGCGTAAACATTCTGATATACTGCAATTAGATCAGCATGGTGAACGTGAAACGGACGAGAATGTAGAAGCACAAAATCCTAATTTAGTATTGTCTATTGATAAACTAAGGACGAGACGCTATGCCTCAGAAGATTCTTCCAGCGAAGATGAAGAGGGGCCAGAGATTATGGATGAAATAGATGAGCCATATATGAAAAGCGGGAGTGAGgattttgtatttgaagataataaagCAAAATTGGACTCGAAACAACCCTCAGGTTCAGGTGATGATAAAACAAGCGAATTATCAGAAATGCCTATAAACCAAACTTTAACTACACATGATAAGCAATTCGGCCAGAAATCTGATTTGCTTCCTCCAACGCCTACTTTCAGTACGACTGATAAAACGAACGACTCAGTAGGTGAGACTCCAAAGTCTGAGCGAAGTTATCAATCTGATGCGGACTCTATCCAGAATGAGCCGTCAGACTTGAATATAAGAGATATTGGTAAATTCAGTTCCCATTTAGATGAAAATGCATACTCCAATGATATTCCTGTTGAATCAAACCATATGACTCATGAAGATCACCTGGATAGACATATGGAACAAGATCACGAGCAGCTTGAAACTCACCGAGatgaaagaattatgaGTTTGAATGAAAGCAAATCGACAGAAGCGCCGGCACCTTTAGTTTTGTCTATAGATAAGAAGAAGTATGACGACAATGACAATAGCAGTGATGATGACTGGGGATATAATAGTCAAAAGGATAGCGACGAGGAGACGGCGAGTGAAGACGAAAAGCATCCAAAGGAATTTGAAAAGCCTTATACTGAAGGCTTGAACGAGGAAGCAGATTCCACTCGTAAGAATAAAAGTGACGCATTGGACAATCTAATAATGGATTTACAAAATGCTTCACTAGTTGGACAAAAAGATGGGCAAGTAAGTAAGTCAACTCGAAATGAATCTTCTGGACAGGATGAACTATTCCTTAATATGGACTCGTTACAGAACATTTCCTTGCCggattttgaaaataactCATTTAGTCATTATGACGGAGAAAATCATAAGGGTTTGAACATACAAAATATCTTACCTGAAgaacaagatgaagattcTCAACCACCAACTCCTATTGCGCCGTTAACTTTTGGAGATGAGGTAAAAGGTCATGAAGATTTTGTTACAGGTTTAACCGGTCATAGGCGGTCGATAAGGAAACCACCACCTAATTCAACCGATCCAACTACAAATAGAAATGAATTGGTTTCTGTTGATTATACTAATATTGCGGATGCTGTTAGTGGATACATGAATGACGATGGCAGCAATAAGAATTTAGATCTAAATAAGGGAGATTCAGGAGGTGCGAGATTATCAAATGTTCCAGAAACCGAAGGcgatgataatgaaaacaaGGACTTGGAAGCTGACTTGAATCCTACTATTTCTGCGACATCATCAGGATCTTTATCTACTGGAAGCTTTTCGTTTGATGCTGCGCAGTCTGCTTCTcagaaagaagaagcttcaaaacaagaagatACAAACAAAGCAGATACAAACAAAGCggatgatgatatttcaaGGAGAGTTTCTACAATGAGTACTAATACTATCAGTATGGGAAATTGGAAACCAAATACTAATAACTACCGTgatcaatttatcaatgacaatgataatgaatcacACATAAACTTTAACCCTTATGCAGATTCTAATAGCAATTACAATAATTTCACGAAGATGAGAACCGTATCTGGAGCTTCATTCGATTCTGTATCTAATTCAAGTTCTGTGTCAGTGCCTGAAACTATTGATGCAGCTTTGCCGAGTATTGACGAAGATCCAGACAACCATGATTCTACGATTAACGGGAGTGACAATAGTCTTGATTTAACTAAAACGATCAACACTACAGACTCTGTTTTGAAAGAACATCACTACCATCCTCAAGTATTTAAGGAAGAGAAAGTGACTCCGATTAGTTCGAAGGACGATTTGGGTAAAACTACTGCGCATGAACCACAGAAATATTCTAGTCTCTTAGGAGCAAATACAGGAGAGACCGAGGACAGTGACCTTTCAAGAACTAAATCTAGTTCATCGTTTGCTAGTGACGAGGAGGCCACTTCAAACACCGGTAAAAGGTTGGGTAGTACATCTTCGGGAGGCACAACATCTCTATCAGCAAGTAAAAATTTCACTCCACAACCatacaatttatataattggAAGAGTATTATGGCAACGTCTCAACCTATAGATCGGATTCGTTTGCTTAGAGATGCACTTGAGAAAGAAGCCGATTATGATACAGGCCTACTGAATTGGCTAAATGAATCTTTGAGACAATCAGAGGATGcttcaaatattcacaTAGGTAAAATTGCTACTCAAGCGTACCAAAATGCTGCTCACAACGATATTAGAAGGCATGCGTCGATTCGAAGTAAGGTTTCAATTGTTAGAGATAAAGTCGAAACTTCCGGATTACAGGCTTCAAGTTTAGGTAAAAGATTCTTCAATCGTGGTAAGAAGTTAATGAAATCATCGGgtaatgaataa
- a CDS encoding DEHA2G22176p (similar to uniprot|Q08601 Saccharomyces cerevisiae YOR197W MCA1 Putative cysteine protease similar to mammalian caspases): MFPGSGRKTYRQQAPPPGPPNGYQYGPPPGAQGQYPPPQGYPPQGYPPQGYPPQGYAPQGYPPQGYAPQGYAPQGYQQQGGQQQGGQQQGGQQQGGQRQTYATQEAQNFGQGVGNPHPTGPPPSNPQGFGQNSGMTFQYSNCNGKKKALLVGINYTGSKNQLRGCINDVKNMSNFLNQHFGYSYDDMVILTDDQNQRARIPTKENIIRAMQWLVKDARPNDSLVFHYSGHGGVTKDLVGDEESGMDDVIYPLDFEVNGHIIDDIMHDIMVKPLPQGCRLTALYDSCHSGTALDLPYVYSTKGVVKEPNLLKDAGTGAFNALLSYETGNISGAISSLSGIVKKISNSASTNRDQVIRMKASPADVISISGCKDDQTSADAREGGQSTGAMSWSFITTMNQMPNQSYLSLLNNMRTLLKSKYSQKPQLSCSHPQDMNLKFIM, encoded by the coding sequence GCCAGGAGCACAAGGCCAATATCCACCTCCACAAGGGTACCCACCTCAAGGATATCCACCTCAAGGATATCCACCTCAAGGATATGCACCTCAAGGATATCCACCTCAAGGATATGCACCTCAAGGATATGCACCTCAAGGATATCAACAGCAAGGAGGTCAACAGCAGGGAGGGCAACAGCAAGGAGGTCAACAGCAAGGAGGCCAGAGACAAACATATGCAACACAAGAAGCACAAAATTTCGGCCAGGGTGTAGGTAATCCACATCCAACGGGTCCACCACCTTCAAATCCTCAAGGTTTCGGTCAAAATTCAGGCATGACTTTCCAGTACTCTAACTGTAATGGTAAAAAGAAGGCGTTATTAGTCGGTATCAATTATACTGGCAGTAAGAACCAATTGCGTGGGTGTATCAACGATGTCAAGAATATGAGTAATTTCTTGAACCAACATTTTGGGTATTCATACGATGACATGGTGATTTTGACAGATGaccaaaatcaaagagCTCGTATTCCAACCAAAGAGAATATTATCAGAGCGATGCAATGGTTAGTTAAAGATGCTAGACCAAATGATTCTTTAGTTTTCCATTACTCAGGTCACGGTGGGGTCACCAAGGATTTAGTTGGGGATGAAGAGAGCGGTATGGACGATGTTATTTATCCTCTTGATTTCGAAGTCAACGGACATataattgatgatattatGCATGATATTATGGTGAAACCATTACCTCAAGGATGCAGATTGACTGCCTTGTATGATTCGTGCCACTCTGGTACCGCATTAGATCTTCCTTATGTATATTCTACTAAGGGGGTTGTCAAGGAAcctaatttattaaaagaCGCTGGTACTGGTGCATTCAATGCACTTCTTTCTTACGAGACTGGTAATATCAGTGGTGCCATTTCGTCACTCTCCGGAATTGTTAAGAAGATATCAAATCTGGCTAGTACCAATAGAGATCAAGTTATTAGAATGAAAGCTTCGCCAGCAGATGTTATTTCGATTTCCGGTTGTAAAGATGACCAAACAAGTGCAGATGCTAGAGAAGGAGGGCAGAGTACAGGTGCTATGAGTTGGTCTTTCATTACTACTATGAATCAAATGCCTAATCAATCCTACTTGTCGTTGTTGAATAACATGAGAACGTTATTAAAGAGCAAGTATTCACAGAAGCCTCAATTGAGTTGTTCACATCCCCAGGATATGAACTTAAAGTTCATTATGTAG